The region ttaataacaataaatattaaACTTGAATATATATAGTTAAAAAGACATGACTCtgttaaacatatatatatatagggtgaGACTTCAATGCAGCCAGGATTTTAGTTGCACCCGTGTTGCCAAATCCCAGCCGTCCACGTGTGCATCTATGGTGCAAACTAGTGTTCTTAAACTAGGGCTCACGGGGACTAACATATAACAGCCCACACCTAAACCTTTCAATTTTGATATTTTCTTATAAATTCATTAATAAGGTCTGATCAATCTTTTTGCTTCAGAtctcaaaaaatatataaaaaggtAAGATCATTTTTATTCGGTGTGTACTGAAGTCGATTTCTCTGCTACTCCATAGAGAAACTATTCATTGTCTTCTTTAGCCCACAATTAAAAATCTGGCATTTTTTTTCTCTGCTTATAAATCTAGATATAAGCTCATAACCTTTTTCATTCGGTGTGTACTTAGATTGCCATTTTTATGCTACTCCATAGAGTAACCGTTCATCGTCTTCTTCAGaggtaaatgaaaatatttgtttTGTATTTATTTTCTCTGTGGTCCTCCTTGttgtttttgtattattctagTGGTTTTATGTACATATATTTTCTTCCTGATGTTAGTGATGTTGTTTGTTTTGGTAATTAACTATTTTTCTGTAAATGGATTGTTTTGGTTTTTGGGATCCAATCATTTTTTAGGATAGAGTATGGTTCTAAACtatttgttttagggttttatgtaCAACTATTTCATATTATATGTTGGGGTTTCTGCTTAGTTTTGTGTGTTgttataataaaaattataagtggAAAACAGAATCGAAGCTGGGGTCATCTCGTTGTTAGTATTAGGTCGATCCTTCACCTATTTCATCAAAGATGCCCACGCGGTATCCCTTCCCCGCTTTTCGTATATTTTCTCCCTAATCAGAATACAGAAGAACAAGAAAATCCAGTAGTAGGTCAATGAAGCAGAAAAGTCATTGATTTGGTTCACATTCACGACAACTCAACTCAATCGGACCAACCCATACCTGGTTATTTCTCTTTTTAACTTCTTGTATGTTTCTCAATTCACCAGAAAAAAGAAGTGTACCAGATTCGATCCATTACGATTCCGATCTACGTCGTGGCATCTTAATTTGATAGCTTTGATCCTGTTCTTTCATTTCCCTCATTTTTTGTGAGAAATCTTTGTAGATGTGAATGTGTAGTGTTATTGATGGTGTTTTCGATTTCGTGGGTTTTTCAATTTGAATGAAATCTGATTTGATTATGTAGCCAGAAGATGGCGTGGTTTAGTGGGAAGGTTTCTTTGGGTAAATTCTAGGATATCGCTGGCACGGTGAATTAGATCCAGGAGAGCTCATCTCGCTCATTTTTTATGGTGGTATGGGTAGTTTAAGTTGTTTGGTGAGTACTCTAGTTTAAGTTATTGAGGGTGTTGGTGGTGGTACTCTAGTTGATTAGAGGAGGACTATTATGTTTGCAAAATCAATGAGATTACATTGTGATGGTCAATAGTTTATGAAAAGAGAAAAATTGAGTAAATTGGAATGAACCATGTTCgactaaaaaaaattatcttcaTAAGCTTACTACTAtcatatgatattattatatccTAATCTACAAGAAAAGTTAAGGTTAACAAAGGTAATTTGAGTTGTTATCCCAGAACTTCTGACAGTATTGTTTAGTTTTAAATGAATGTAAACACATATAGGATGAAGGACTTTGTAAGGATTTTGGTGATTCAAATATTAAGGCTACATGTCAGTTAACACAGAAAGCTTTATTTCTTGTATGACAGCTGCTGTCAAAACTCTTTGTATTTGAATACACTGATCTATAGTGGATTTATCATGGCAAAGCCAGCAAGCTAGACGTAGGGGACACATTGTCCCTGAACCAAGATAAACTTCTGtgtttttacttttttattgctCTATTGCCTCTGTTCATACTGttgtttattgtgttttgttTTCTGCTGCTATTTGCTTGTTTGTATGACTGCCGAAGTTACCATTTGTGCATAACAAACTTGTAGTACTTGTTTTGAGTTAGTAACGATTTTAGTGTCAATAtggttgatatatttaatttattttgttcttcTGTAGGAAAACATACGTTGTTTGGACCCTTGATCGAGTTGTTTGGTCAAGATTGTCCATAATTAGTTTGGTTTGGCAATGGGTGTAAGTTTGTTTGTTGTTCATTGTAGCTATTATTTCATTTGATTTTGGTGTGTTAGTTAATTTGGATTTTTGATTAGAAGCCTTGTTCTGTTTCCTGTATTTTACGTGTTTAGTTTTATATTCGTTtaattgtatcttttacaattgaGGATTATTTATTGTCTTGAGTGTTTCAAATGTTCAAGAGGTTGAccagaatttgtttctttggcgAATCGTTGAATAACAAATGCGAGGCATGGATTCTTCTATTCGTTCGATGAATGCGAATGTTGACCTGATTAGATCAGATTTTAATCGTATTAACCACCACTTGAATCTCATAGAGATGAATGAACGTAACTTTGAGAATAAAGTGTTAGATAAATTATATGGGGAAGATTTTCCTAAGAAGCCATATACAAATGAGGACCCGGCATTGAATACAAAGTATCAAGAGACAATGTCAGATCTTGATTACTTTAGTCGGGTTGCTGATGTGGGTTCTTATGAAGGAGACGATTGtgattttgttacattggatGTTAGTGGTGACACTAAAGGGGGAAATGTCAGTTATTtaacttttaaccccatgcttatTTTGTTGGACCAGGTTAATATTATGAATAGTTTTGTGTTATAGGGTTGCGTTGAGGAAGTGTATATTACTAACCGTAAGAAGGGTAAAAGAAGATTTGAGTCAACTGTGAAGAACAATAAGGttgaattttttgtatttttacagCTGAACTTCTAATTTGTTAGTATGCGATTATATATATTTGGTAGTTTGCGACTGGTCCTTATTTTATTTGATGTTATTTTTATAGTTAGGTTATTAATCTTGATTGGCAAGAGCAAGACAAGGATGGTGGGGTTAAGTTCTTGTGTGGGCCCTTTATATCGAGTGTCTCTCCTTCTCCTCAAGAAGAAGCCATGGTGAACTACATTTTCAAAAAACTTGAAAAATACGATGACATGTATGTTAAGAGAGAGTGAATTTGCATTAATTTTTTAATGTAGCAAAACTGAACAATTTTGTACCATCCTTAATGTGAGATGTTATTAATGCAGGGAAACTATAGCTTTATGTGGTAGTAAGCATAGTTTGAGTCGGAGGCAGTTAAAAACATTAGGCCCTGACCAATGCTTGTCTAGTTCGGTATGTGGTTTTTGAAATGATTTATTGGTATGTTAGAATAATTTAGTATGATGTTTAAATCGAGTTTTTTTAGTTAATAAACATGGTTGCCTGGTATCTTACTGAGACGGAAAGGGCTGCTTATAAAAGCTATCCGAATAAGTGGTTTTTGCCGACTCGAATGACGGTTAGTTTTAGAGTTTAGATTAGAAGTATTAATACAACATAATTCGACATGTATTTATGCTTAatggtttaattttattttaataagtttatgatttttgttgGCAGAGTGATTGTCTAGGTCCCGCCAAAGCATTTCATTTACGTAGTTATCGTGAGGATAACCTGTACATTGGACCCCTCTTTATGTGTAGAGAGGTGATCTTTGGAAAATTTGATTGTATTAAAGTTGGGGTCATGTTTATTTGATCTTATTTAGATCTCATGTTAATTAAACTAATttggatttttttatttaatgtgcAGATCCCAATACCCATAGTGGTGAAAGATCATTTTGTTATGATTTTGATATATATGCGTATTAAGACCGTTGAAATATGGGACTCAAAATTGGAATCAAATGGTACTTCAAGTGCGCGTCACTTGGTTGATGATGTGGTAAATTTTTAAGTCTCAATTTGGTTTTTCAAAGTTTGTATTCTTTATTGTTCCATGTTTTTAGTAAATGAGATGTGATGTCGTATATGAAATCAATAGAACTTGTTTACATGGAAAATAAAGTTGCGAAATCTAGATATTGCCTGCGAAGAAAATATCAAGGTGGAGAAGAAGGGGAAGTTTAGTTTCACAGATTTTGAAGTTGTGGTAATGGAGCATACCCCACAACAACAAAAATTTGTTTGATAGCAGTATCTTTGTTATAAATCGAATGGGAGGGAGACATGTTAGTGCTGAGGTAACCATAGAGTATTTATGtctaattgtaaaaaaaaattgttacatTTTGAAATATTAAAATGTGAGGGAATTTCATTTGTTTGAATAACTTTGGTTTAATATTGTTTATCCTCAGTACGACCCTCAGTTTGAGAGGGTACGACTGCTGAAGAGGATTGTCATGACTGACTTCAATGACATGAAGGGAGTAGTATTGAAGAAGGCCATTGAGAATGAAAATGAGAAAGAGTGCAGGCTTCCAAGTGACGACTCTGACAACATAGTTACAAGAAAAGGTAAGGAAAAGTTGGGTTTGAGCAACAAAAATTGTCCGAATAGTGGAATGGGAGAGTGTGGCTCGAAATTGAAGAAGGGAAAAATGGTCGACCTTGTAAGTGTGGACTCAGACTCTAGTTTTGAAAAGATACCTAATGCTTTTTATAGCAAGAACCACAGTGATATAACCCCAATGGCAGATGGTCCCTCAAAAGCAAAGAAAAGGACCAATGCGAAGAAGGAGAAAATTAGTGAGTTTATGATATCATTTTTAATATACAATTTCATATATAAATATGCTTTTACccgtgttgacgccgtttttcgtcagcagtgaaagaagagcacgtaaacaataactgataatggccaattaaatacgacaacacaaacacacgatttttacgtggttcagcagttaaatctgcctagtccacaagtctctgttattaaactcaagattatctctgaaaattcttcagcatgaattcttcagagttttctctcaaggttcagaatttcggtccattacaatggtgcatgacccctctatttatagagaaggctgcagaatactatcccacatattttgggtagttactttttttgtgaataaaattaatggctttaaatgcctataatcagatataaaaggaaacatcccctgaagaccaggggacgtataactgaccaaataatatcccacgattctaggggatttacagtaataaatgaggattacatctcgtatggacaacacttatagatattcaagttggttatcatatatctccaaggctttagcttcccaggttttccgtcatctttcgagctagagacatctcccgtgGTCAcaggctttcgagatcgtatgtgcgttgAGCTCGGGacccttgatccgaggtcatccctgaggatggatgcgtttccggagctacctttcgaggtCATGAATACTttgaggtcaccatactcgaggtcgtctatgacttgcaggctcgatattcaatcctagagcatacttcaaaccttatgagtccacttgctgcgaatccacctttcgaggtcatatttaacatagctcgaaatctgggtataacatcttgccccctcaaaagtatttgttcgaatcctaagagaatgaaacttttgaactactttctctgagaactgtaccgtcatacacttttgaaaatggacacgcgtcagctgggtattgctcatttttggtactagAGTACCTTGAAAACATgtccacgatcatccgtctgccaccttttcggcgccatcttgtcattgatctccatccgttggatctagcaaggatttcattcaacggcccggattaatccccctttttccatctatatatacaagaccccactcatcatcttcttcttctttattttcgttcaccaaaagcaagaaaggaagaaaaaatgAAACCAGAGACCATCCTATAAAGTTTCcatcccgtgcatgttttctcagccaaagaaacaaagaaaccctggtctgttcgagtccgtgagttcttatttgcaacctctccttcaatcaacgatctctctgcaaacgccattattgtgtaagtatgcaatcttcgttttccatttttttattttttgttcatactgttcttgttgtgtatgtgtatatactagtttacatccttagcataatatgataggaggtttcTCTCCGATAGGCCCttgtgctcttttttttttttactcccaACACAGAATTTGCATCACTGattcatacccagttttgatgtttgaacaaGGTTCCTGTtttttgggttttaaaattttaagagacgtttcttgtgcaccaagatttcgggtaaaaaacacgggccttgacaaatgcacgaaacccaaggctgccttttctggttaaccgccactcttttttcacttgattttcgggattttcaaaaaaaattccactctccttcctttcctgtggaacgcacgtcctgactctttaataagggccttaatatatagcttgttttgttccttaaCCCCGAGCTCGTAATCTCGAGCTCgaaattcttgcatgcatggccctcaccattttttctttctcgctagatgtcacagaatctggaaagacggtgggggtcgttgttggaaatcccttacgagccgaaaaccccgagcccagaatcgttgttcgCTCGGAATCAACGCCGGATTCGGGAGTATGAGCTCgcacgcgagcaagaggacattcgaactcactaccgccgccagatagacgaggtcatagaggggaagaggagagttcttcgggaggccctctatccggaatccaattcaggacctaggccgattcctctcgatcctgcattaaaggttactgtcgcataccatccaggagagctcaaattttcactaatgggggaaccttcttcctcgcagccgagaagagaaatgtttgaggccgagcactattggagctcagttaccacaactagtcagataactgacatcctggctttccacggccttagcctgtcaggctccttgaagtgtcgagctccggtcgaccatgaacgaagctgcttcgcccctgggggccgcgacgccaatgtgaaatacgcggcctggagccaggaacacatgagggcgggagcactgttgcccttgaagtcttttttcaaagacttcacggatttcgttgggttggctccgttccaactcaacaccaattcttacagggtgctatctgccctgaggtccttataccacgagatggggtggaaaggaccttcgcctcaagagatcttgtatctcttttgtttgaaaagtaacccctcccgagctcggggaggggatggcttttattatctctcgagctatcccaaggagaagaaggtctttgaagatcttcccaatcatccgcctgatttcaagagggccttcttctggacagacggtctgtccccatctcgacactactcgttcaggcggattcgtaagtattcttgttatctttatttctgtgctcgagattttagctcttaaatccgtacttagtagaaatatgttgtctttcagccaattttcagcgtcccactcctgacgagacaatgaaggagcatagagagaccctgctccaactcccacatggcaggaggtctctcttataccttttacacgaggataagctctgaaagtgcggacttttgggggagggccagtccacctttgactggtccaataaaaaatatgaacactgggagcaggtgccactgcctataggcgcccttcctccgaggagagcaacgaggccgccacttccagttcgcctgaggagtccgctgtctgggaatgaggctaatgatgaagcctcgagctcagattcagatgaaggtaaagtcctccctacctcgagaatgtggtcccccaccttactaaaacatatgcccaataggttagtctcgtgcccacaggatagataccacttctacatatggagttgggtagatgactatgtccataggtttgatagtgggttcgggaaatacgacaccatgtataccacggacgaggtgaggaacgggatagctgttcagtacgggaccaacgattatagggacctttcgaggttatcacccacatatagggaaggcactccccccaccTCCtccgaagacgggggaatttcatggtccccaagctcgagctcgggggagagttccagttaggtttcttctatcatcactttatacgtctgtgatactgaaacaacttgtgtgcttctcttttattaactcactctgtgttgtgacttgtgaaGGCAAGATgaactccgacctcgacaacatcatcgatggcgctggcgccaagaggagcaagcgtcccaaaGCGGGGGCGCTGAAGACCGACCGgccgggcaagggccccaagaggtccaagaaaacccccCCTCCTGCTctgccggtttcgagctccatcgctgcggcAACTTCCCAGACCGGCGCTTCCACaacggcgccgtcctcgcaggtcgtcgcctcggcagtggcgccgacttcgctggtCGGACCCTCCGCTATGGTTGAGTCCCATCCTCCTgtggtggttcagtcatcctcaggtccgccttctagaaggccttctgcttctcgagcacagaagctatcagtttccacccatatggatgcatatgtggtcgacaatgcggctgggtcccatggatctacgctggtctcggatgttatgtcccagatcggccagagctttggcagtctcgaagctctccaatggcaatgcttgaacgatacccaagactgcactgtcctctatgagaagagtatcgagctcgctgccgcggtaagtatccttctatagtccttcttCTTAGTTATAATCACACAGACTTGGTGCTAATGATAAATTTTTCTTTTTCAGTCTCTTTCCTTTACcgcccagctcaattataagttgaacaatgagattCACTCGAGTAagtctcatgctcaagaggcgaagaatctccacctcaaagcgagcgatgatctgaaggcagcgaatgcgaagcttgaggcaggagccaaggaacgtgaggacatggccaccgagctcgggaagctgaagactgagctcgaggagcataagaaggagatcacccagcttcaTGAGatcaacaagaagcttgaagaggagaaggctgctacctttgacatcatggaggatgcaaaagctcgtctccttgctgagtacaaagagaagaagtaacaagcggttgactcggccatgtactgaatgtgggcctacaatgaagatctggataccagcttcttaggtcctcacgaagCGACtcttcttgacaggtggaatgctcggctcgagaaggaagaggctgaggagctcgagaaggaaaaagCTGCTCGGGATGCtgtttcggagggagcccaggaggacagccatgctattcgtcctgaggaatccggtgttgctgatgctgagaaggccaaggagactcctcttccttaaacctgatctcggggaaaccatctattggggctgcgtccccttattattttaatttatgccctcggggctgatacaatttctttaaatattacttatatatattttacatttcttggctcgaaatattttgcacattttttatggatgaatcatttatgtttatttattcatacaaacatattgtggatttaggttcgaagctcaatgcattcatgcataggttgttcaaattattagcttccgacctcgttatttttcaaagtcggatattactttaaccatgaacccaaaagtacttatatggtatgtaatgtgaatgatttggttatatcttttttgcttagtcacttttcctcatcctcagtttttgctccaaggttaagagttcgaaactatttttctttaagatattctagcctcgatctcgagttatttcgaaataggtttaggttcctacttaccatcgattagttttttggttggtttgttccaaacctgttaagtttgcacatctggttaactccaaatgttttcggtttttgataattcggttatgtccgaactgtctaagctcgcgtatctggttccatccaaatactttatatgtttttgataattcggttatgtccgaactatctaagctcgcgtatctggttacatccaaatactttatgtctttgataattcggttatgtccgaactatctaagctcgcgtatctggttatatccaaatactttatatgttttttataattcggttatgtccgaactatctaagctcgcgtatctggttacatcca is a window of Humulus lupulus chromosome 4, drHumLupu1.1, whole genome shotgun sequence DNA encoding:
- the LOC133831138 gene encoding uncharacterized protein LOC133831138 isoform X4 → MRGMDSSIRSMNANVDLIRSDFNRINHHLNLIEMNERNFENKVLDKLYGEDFPKKPYTNEDPALNTKYQETMSDLDYFSRVADVGSYEGDDCDFVTLDVSGDTKGGNGCVEEVYITNRKKGKRRFESTVKNNKVINLDWQEQDKDGGVKFLCGPFISSVSPSPQEEAMVNYIFKKLEKYDDMETIALCGSKHSLSRRQLKTLGPDQCLSSSLINMVAWYLTETERAAYKSYPNKWFLPTRMTSDCLGPAKAFHLRSYREDNLYIGPLFMCREIPIPIVVKDHFVMILIYMRIKTVEIWDSKLESNGTSSARHLVDDVRSFRHDRIMEEN
- the LOC133831138 gene encoding uncharacterized protein LOC133831138 isoform X5; the protein is MRGMDSSIRSMNANVDLIRSDFNRINHHLNLIEMNERNFENKVLDKLYGEDFPKKPYTNEDPALNTKYQETMSDLDYFSRVADVGSYEGDDCDFVTLDVSGDTKGGNGCVEEVYITNRKKGKRRFESTVKNNKVINLDWQEQDKDGGVKFLCGPFISSVSPSPQEEAMVNYIFKKLEKYDDMETIALCGSKHSLSRRQLKTLGPDQCLSSSSDCLGPAKAFHLRSYREDNLYIGPLFMCREIPIPIVVKDHFVMILIYMRIKTVEIWDSKLESNGTSSARHLVDDVLRNLDIACEENIKVEKKGKFSFTDFEVVVMEHTPQQQKFV
- the LOC133831138 gene encoding uncharacterized protein LOC133831138 isoform X1, whose product is MRGMDSSIRSMNANVDLIRSDFNRINHHLNLIEMNERNFENKVLDKLYGEDFPKKPYTNEDPALNTKYQETMSDLDYFSRVADVGSYEGDDCDFVTLDVSGDTKGGNGCVEEVYITNRKKGKRRFESTVKNNKVINLDWQEQDKDGGVKFLCGPFISSVSPSPQEEAMVNYIFKKLEKYDDMETIALCGSKHSLSRRQLKTLGPDQCLSSSLINMVAWYLTETERAAYKSYPNKWFLPTRMTSDCLGPAKAFHLRSYREDNLYIGPLFMCREIPIPIVVKDHFVMILIYMRIKTVEIWDSKLESNGTSSARHLVDDVLRNLDIACEENIKVEKKGKFSFTDFEVVVMEHTPQQQKFV
- the LOC133831138 gene encoding uncharacterized protein LOC133831138 isoform X3 — translated: MRGMDSSIRSMNANVDLIRSDFNRINHHLNLIEMNERNFENKVLDKLYGEDFPKKPYTNEDPALNTKYQETMSDLDYFSRVADVGSYEGDDCDFVTLDVSGDTKGGNGCVEEVYITNRKKGKRRFESTVKNNKVINLDWQEQDKDGGVKFLCGPFISSVSPSPQEEAMVNYIFKKLEKYDDMETIALCGSKHSLSRRQLKTLGPDQCLSSSLINMVAWYLTETERAAYKSYPNKWFLPTRMTSDCLGPAKAFHLRSYREDNLYIGPLFMCREIPIPIVVKDHFVMILIYMRIKTVEIWDSKLESNGTSSARHLVDDVRSFRHDRIMEGLNVTEEMLI
- the LOC133831138 gene encoding uncharacterized protein LOC133831138 isoform X6; translated protein: MRGMDSSIRSMNANVDLIRSDFNRINHHLNLIEMNERNFENKVLDKLYGEDFPKKPYTNEDPALNTKYQETMSDLDYFSRVADVGSYEGDDCDFVTLDVSGDTKGGNGCVEEVYITNRKKGKRRFESTVKNNKVINLDWQEQDKDGGVKFLCGPFISSVSPSPQEEAMVNYIFKKLEKYDDMETIALCGSKHSLSRRQLKTLGPDQCLSSSLINMVAWYLTETERAAYKSYPNKWFLPTRMTSDCLGPAKAFHLRSYREDNLYIGPLFMCREIPIPIVVKDHFVMILIYMRIKTVEIWDSKLESNGTSSARHLVDDVKIKDGI
- the LOC133831138 gene encoding uncharacterized protein LOC133831138 isoform X2, which codes for MRGMDSSIRSMNANVDLIRSDFNRINHHLNLIEMNERNFENKVLDKLYGEDFPKKPYTNEDPALNTKYQETMSDLDYFSRVADVGSYEGDDCDFVTLDVSGDTKGGNGCVEEVYITNRKKGKRRFESTVKNNKVINLDWQEQDKDGGVKFLCGPFISSVSPSPQEEAMVNYIFKKLEKYDDMETIALCGSKHSLSRRQLKTLGPDQCLSSSLINMVAWYLTETERAAYKSYPNKWFLPTRMTSDCLGPAKAFHLRSYREDNLYIGPLFMCREIPIPIVVKDHFVMILIYMRIKTVEIWDSKLESNGTSSARHLVDDVRYFRHDRIMEGLNVTEEMLNPNSVAR
- the LOC133831138 gene encoding uncharacterized protein LOC133831138 isoform X7; the encoded protein is MRGMDSSIRSMNANVDLIRSDFNRINHHLNLIEMNERNFENKVLDKLYGEDFPKKPYTNEDPALNTKYQETMSDLDYFSRVADVGSYEGDDCDFVTLDVSGDTKGGNGCVEEVYITNRKKGKRRFESTVKNNKVINLDWQEQDKDGGVKFLCGPFISSVSPSPQEEAMVNYIFKKLEKYDDMETIALCGSKHSLSRRQLKTLGPDQCLSSSLINMVAWYLTETERAAYKSYPNKWFLPTRMTSDCLGPAKAFHLRSYREDNLYIGPLFMCREIPIPIVVKDHFVMILIYMRIKTVEIWDSKLESNGTSSARHLVDDVAR